A window of Zingiber officinale cultivar Zhangliang chromosome 5A, Zo_v1.1, whole genome shotgun sequence contains these coding sequences:
- the LOC121982002 gene encoding cytochrome c-like: protein MASFAEAPPGDAKAGEKIFKTKCAQCHTVEKGAGHKQGPNLNGLFGRQSGTGAGYSYSAANKNMAVIWEESTLYDYLLNPKKYIPGTKMVFPGLKKPQERADLIAFLKSSTA from the exons ATGGCCTCTTTTGCAGAAGCGCCTCCAGGCGATGCCAAGGCCGGAGAGAAGATCTTTAAGACCAAGTGCGCGCAGTGCCACACCGTCGAAAAGGGTGCCGGCCACAAGCAAG GACCAAACTTGAATGGCCTTTTTGGGAGACAATCTGGTACCGGTGCTGGTTACTCATACTCTGCCGCTAACAAGAATATGGCTGTCATTTGGGAGGAGTCTACTTTATATGATTACTTGCTGAACCCTAAGAAG TACATTCCTGGAACCAAGATGGTTTTCCCCGGTCTGAAGAAGCCCCAGGAGCGTGCCGACCTAATCGCTTTTCTCAAGTCGTCCACTGCTTAA